Proteins from a genomic interval of Streptomyces sp. SID8374:
- a CDS encoding CARDB domain-containing protein yields the protein MRWKRLSERSITGLLIAGLVTVGLLPVQAAAAEATDLARGKTVTASGSHGGFPVVNANDGQVNTYWESNGLPSNLTVKLGADADLQSVVIKLNPDPIWSTRTQEFQVLGRTQSGTAFTSLKARAGHVFNPATNRNTVTVPVSGRAADLQLQFFSNTGAPGAQVAEIQILGTPAPNPDLTVSALSWSPSAPSEADNVTVQGTVRNIGTAPSAATTVDVSLGGVVVGSAPVGALAAGASATFSVPVGKRPQGSYTVSALVDPADTIIESDNTNNSRTTASPLVVGQSPGPDLEVRSITSSPSNPAVGAAVTFTVAVHNRGTSAVSAGTVTRLTAGSTTLNGTTPAVPAGATVNVPISGSWTAASGGATLTATADATNLVAETNETNNVLARSIVVGRGAAVPYTEYEAEDAAYRGTLLTADAKRTFGHTNFATESSGRKSVRLNSTGEYVEFTSANASNSIVVRNSIPDAAGGGGRQATISLYANGQFVRKLDLSSKHSWLYGNTDSPEGLTNTPGGDARRLFDESHALLAQTYPAGTKFRLQRDSGDNAAFYIIDLIDLEQVAPPTAQPSGCVSITQYGAVPNDGIDDTAAIQRAVTANQNGQIGCVWIPAGQWRQEQKILTDDPLDRGQWNQVGIRDVTIRGAGMWHSQLYTLTPPHEAGGINHPHEGNFGFDIDENTKISDIAIFGSGTIRGGDGNHEGGVALNGRFGKNTKISNVWIEHANVAVWAGRDFDNIPALWNPGDGVEFTGMRIRNTYADGINFANGTRNSTVYNSSFRNTGDDALAVWSSKYVKDQSVDIGHDNSFRNNTIQLPWRANGIAIYGGYGNKIENNIIADTMNYPAIMLATDHDPLPFSGQTLIANNALYRTGGAFWNEDQEFGAITLFPQNLPIPGVTIRDTDIIDSTYDGIQFKTGGGLMPDVKIQNVRIDKSNNGSGILAMGGARGNATLTDVTITNSRDGHVLIEPGSQFTISGSPNIARAGR from the coding sequence ATGAGATGGAAACGGCTCAGCGAAAGATCGATCACCGGCCTGCTCATAGCGGGGCTCGTCACCGTCGGCCTGCTTCCCGTCCAGGCAGCAGCGGCTGAGGCGACCGATCTGGCCCGGGGCAAGACCGTCACGGCCAGCGGATCGCACGGCGGCTTCCCCGTCGTCAACGCCAACGACGGCCAGGTGAACACCTACTGGGAGTCGAACGGGCTGCCCTCGAACCTGACGGTGAAGCTGGGGGCCGACGCGGACCTCCAGTCCGTGGTGATCAAGCTGAACCCGGACCCGATCTGGTCCACCAGGACCCAGGAGTTCCAGGTGCTCGGCCGGACGCAGAGCGGCACCGCCTTCACCTCGCTCAAGGCCCGGGCCGGCCATGTGTTCAACCCGGCGACCAACCGGAACACGGTGACCGTCCCGGTCAGCGGCCGGGCCGCCGATCTCCAGCTCCAGTTCTTCTCCAACACCGGGGCACCCGGGGCCCAGGTCGCCGAGATCCAGATCCTCGGGACGCCCGCGCCCAACCCGGACCTGACCGTGAGCGCCCTGTCCTGGTCCCCCTCGGCGCCTTCGGAGGCCGACAACGTCACGGTCCAGGGGACCGTCCGCAACATCGGTACGGCTCCCTCGGCCGCGACCACGGTCGATGTGAGCCTGGGCGGCGTGGTCGTGGGCAGCGCCCCGGTCGGCGCGCTCGCCGCGGGGGCCTCCGCGACCTTCTCGGTGCCGGTCGGCAAGCGGCCGCAGGGCTCGTACACCGTCTCGGCGCTGGTGGACCCGGCCGACACGATCATCGAGTCGGACAACACCAACAACAGCCGCACCACCGCCTCCCCGCTGGTGGTCGGCCAGAGCCCCGGCCCCGATCTGGAGGTCCGCTCCATCACCTCCAGCCCGTCCAACCCGGCCGTCGGCGCGGCGGTCACCTTCACCGTCGCCGTGCACAACCGCGGCACCAGCGCGGTGAGCGCGGGCACCGTCACCCGGCTGACCGCGGGCTCCACCACGCTCAACGGCACGACCCCGGCCGTCCCTGCGGGCGCCACGGTGAACGTGCCCATCAGCGGCAGCTGGACGGCGGCCAGCGGCGGTGCCACCCTGACCGCCACGGCCGACGCGACGAACCTGGTCGCGGAGACGAACGAGACCAACAACGTGCTCGCCCGCTCCATCGTCGTCGGGCGCGGCGCGGCGGTGCCGTACACGGAGTACGAGGCGGAGGACGCCGCGTACCGGGGCACCCTGCTGACGGCGGACGCCAAGCGGACCTTCGGCCACACCAACTTCGCCACCGAGTCCTCAGGGCGCAAGTCGGTGCGGCTCAACTCCACCGGTGAGTACGTGGAGTTCACCTCGGCCAACGCGTCGAACTCCATCGTCGTACGCAACTCCATCCCGGACGCGGCGGGCGGCGGCGGCCGCCAGGCGACCATCAGCCTCTACGCGAACGGCCAGTTCGTGCGCAAGCTGGACCTCTCCTCCAAGCACAGCTGGCTGTACGGCAACACCGACAGCCCCGAGGGCCTCACCAACACCCCCGGCGGCGACGCGCGGCGGCTGTTCGACGAGTCGCACGCCCTGCTCGCCCAGACCTACCCGGCGGGCACCAAGTTCCGGCTCCAGCGGGACTCCGGCGACAACGCAGCGTTCTACATCATCGACCTGATCGACCTGGAGCAGGTCGCCCCGCCCACCGCCCAGCCCTCGGGCTGCGTCTCCATCACGCAGTACGGCGCGGTCCCCAACGACGGGATCGACGACACCGCCGCCATCCAGCGCGCGGTGACCGCCAACCAGAACGGCCAGATCGGCTGCGTCTGGATCCCGGCGGGCCAGTGGCGCCAGGAGCAGAAGATCCTCACCGACGACCCGCTGGACCGGGGCCAGTGGAACCAGGTGGGCATCCGCGACGTGACGATCCGGGGCGCGGGCATGTGGCACTCCCAGCTCTACACGCTGACCCCGCCGCACGAGGCGGGCGGGATCAACCACCCGCACGAGGGCAACTTCGGTTTCGACATCGACGAGAACACGAAAATTTCCGACATCGCGATCTTCGGCTCCGGGACGATCCGCGGCGGTGACGGCAACCATGAGGGCGGTGTCGCGCTGAACGGCCGGTTCGGCAAGAACACGAAGATCAGCAACGTCTGGATCGAACACGCCAACGTGGCCGTCTGGGCGGGCCGCGACTTCGACAACATCCCCGCCCTGTGGAACCCGGGCGACGGCGTCGAGTTCACCGGGATGCGCATCCGCAACACCTACGCCGACGGCATCAACTTCGCCAACGGCACCCGCAACTCGACGGTCTACAACTCCTCGTTCCGCAACACCGGCGACGACGCGCTCGCCGTCTGGTCCAGCAAGTACGTCAAGGACCAGTCCGTCGACATCGGCCACGACAACAGCTTCCGCAACAACACGATCCAGCTGCCCTGGCGCGCCAACGGCATCGCGATATACGGCGGTTACGGCAACAAGATCGAGAACAACATCATCGCCGACACCATGAACTACCCGGCGATCATGCTGGCGACCGACCATGACCCGCTGCCCTTCTCCGGGCAGACGCTGATCGCCAACAACGCCCTGTACCGCACCGGAGGAGCCTTCTGGAACGAGGACCAGGAGTTCGGCGCGATCACGCTCTTCCCGCAGAACCTGCCCATCCCCGGCGTCACGATCCGCGACACCGACATCATCGACTCCACCTACGACGGCATCCAGTTCAAGACGGGTGGCGGCCTGATGCCGGACGTGAAGATCCAGAACGTCAGGATCGACAAGTCGAACAACGGCTCCGGCATCCTCGCGATGGGCGGCGCGCGCGGCAACGCGACGCTGACCGATGTGACGATCACCAACTCGCGTGACGGCCATGTGCTGATCGAGCCCGGCTCGCAGTTCACCATCAGCGGCAGCCCGAACATCGCACGCGCGGGGCGGTAA
- a CDS encoding FAD-dependent oxidoreductase produces MTRPVRVAIVGAGPAGIYAADALLKSEVCQDPGVSIDLFERMPAPFGLIRYGVAPDHPRIKGIVKALHQVLDKPQIRLFGNVSYPNDIGLDDLRSFYDAVIFSTGAEADRALDIPGIELDGSYGAADFVSWYDGHPEVPRTWPLTAEKVAVLGVGNVALDVARVLAKTADELLPTEIPDNVYQGLKANKALEVHVFGRRGPAQAKFSPMELRELDHSPNIEVIVNPEDIEYDEGSIATRRENKQANMVAQTLENWAIRDVGDRPHKLFLHFFESPVEILGEDGKVTALRTERTELDGTGNVRGTGKFTDWDMQSVYRAVGYYSEELPKLPFDVASGTVPHEAGRVIAGDEHMASVYVTGWIKRGPIGLIGHTKGDANETVACLLEDRAAGRLPEPATPAPEAVEAFLESRNVRYTTWEGWHKLDAHEQALGAAQGRERIKVVEREGMLDASGA; encoded by the coding sequence ATGACACGCCCCGTCCGCGTCGCCATTGTCGGAGCCGGCCCTGCCGGTATCTACGCTGCGGACGCGCTGCTCAAATCCGAGGTCTGCCAGGACCCGGGCGTCTCGATCGACCTGTTCGAGCGCATGCCCGCCCCCTTCGGCCTGATCCGTTACGGCGTGGCCCCCGACCACCCCCGGATCAAGGGCATCGTCAAGGCCCTGCACCAGGTGCTGGACAAGCCGCAGATCCGCCTCTTCGGCAACGTCAGCTACCCGAACGACATCGGCCTGGACGACCTGCGGTCCTTCTACGACGCGGTGATCTTCTCCACCGGCGCCGAGGCCGACCGCGCCCTCGACATCCCGGGCATCGAGCTGGACGGCTCCTACGGCGCGGCCGACTTCGTCTCCTGGTACGACGGCCACCCCGAGGTCCCGCGCACCTGGCCGCTGACGGCGGAAAAGGTCGCCGTCCTCGGCGTCGGCAACGTGGCGCTGGACGTGGCCCGGGTGCTGGCCAAGACGGCGGACGAGCTGCTGCCCACCGAGATCCCGGACAACGTGTACCAGGGCCTCAAGGCGAACAAGGCGCTGGAGGTGCATGTGTTCGGGCGGCGTGGCCCGGCGCAGGCCAAGTTCAGCCCGATGGAGCTGCGGGAGCTGGACCACTCGCCCAACATCGAGGTCATCGTCAACCCCGAGGACATCGAGTACGACGAGGGCTCCATCGCCACCCGGCGGGAGAACAAGCAGGCCAACATGGTCGCGCAGACCCTGGAGAACTGGGCGATCCGCGATGTCGGCGACCGCCCGCACAAGCTCTTCCTGCACTTCTTCGAGTCCCCGGTCGAGATCCTGGGCGAGGACGGCAAGGTCACCGCGCTGCGCACCGAGCGCACCGAGCTGGACGGCACCGGCAACGTCCGGGGCACCGGGAAGTTCACCGACTGGGACATGCAGAGCGTCTACCGCGCCGTCGGCTACTACTCGGAGGAGCTGCCCAAGCTCCCCTTCGACGTGGCCTCCGGCACCGTCCCGCACGAGGCGGGACGCGTCATCGCCGGTGACGAGCACATGGCCTCGGTCTACGTCACGGGCTGGATCAAGCGCGGCCCGATCGGTCTGATCGGCCACACCAAGGGCGACGCCAACGAGACGGTCGCCTGCCTGCTGGAGGACCGCGCCGCCGGCCGTCTGCCCGAACCGGCTACGCCCGCTCCTGAGGCCGTCGAAGCCTTCCTGGAGAGCCGGAACGTCCGCTACACGACGTGGGAGGGCTGGCACAAGCTGGACGCCCACGAGCAGGCGCTCGGCGCGGCCCAGGGCCGTGAGCGCATCAAGGTCGTGGAGCGCGAGGGCATGCTGGACGCCTCCGGCGCCTGA
- a CDS encoding carboxymuconolactone decarboxylase family protein, with the protein MIIDIPEGQEPIGYVWGEMVPGIGVAAAAFSMSVYEHTTLGLREFEAARLRIAQVNGCLFCLDWRTERDGEKVEEEFAQAVAKWRTTDAFDVRTRLAAEYAERYALDHHGLDDAFWQRMTAHYSQVEIVELSMSIGSWLAFGRLNHVLGIDAVCVLPGH; encoded by the coding sequence ATGATCATCGACATCCCGGAGGGCCAGGAGCCCATCGGTTACGTATGGGGGGAGATGGTCCCCGGCATCGGCGTGGCCGCCGCCGCCTTCTCGATGTCCGTGTACGAGCACACGACGCTGGGCCTGCGGGAGTTCGAGGCCGCGCGGCTGCGGATCGCGCAGGTCAACGGGTGCCTGTTCTGCCTGGACTGGCGGACCGAGCGGGACGGGGAGAAGGTCGAGGAGGAGTTCGCGCAGGCGGTGGCCAAGTGGCGTACGACGGACGCCTTCGACGTGCGGACCAGGCTGGCGGCGGAGTACGCGGAGCGGTACGCGCTGGACCACCACGGTCTCGACGACGCCTTCTGGCAGCGGATGACCGCGCACTACAGCCAGGTGGAGATCGTGGAGCTGTCCATGAGCATCGGCTCCTGGCTGGCGTTCGGGCGGCTCAACCATGTACTGGGGATCGACGCGGTGTGTGTGCTGCCGGGTCACTGA
- a CDS encoding GMC oxidoreductase, giving the protein MNDTTPHGNAPKGVSRRRFITGTGSLLGVAALAGSTTPVWATARAAAAPIGSGAHVPVLIVGTGYGGSVAALRLAQAGTDVHMVEMGMAWDTPGADGKIFANTTRPDDRSFWLRTRTKQPLSNFLGFPIDRSVNRYTGILDAEEFAGITVYQGRGVGGGSLVNGGMAVTPKRENFAAILPSVDAAEMYSTYYPRANADLGVTTIDPAWFDSVDCYQYARVGRKHAQRSGFPFLFVPAVYDWDYMKQEAAGTVPRSALDAEILYGNNYGKKSLQKTYIDRIRATGRVTITPLHKVTRVSPASGGGYTVLIDQLDTTGRTTATKTVTADKVFFAAGSVGTSKLLVGLKATGALPALNNEIGKGWGDNGNVMCGRANHLWDPTGKVQSSIPTGGIDNWDAGGAFAEVAPLPTGIETWASFYLSITKNPHRAQFTWNAAAGRAELNWQTAWKQPSIDAAKTIFDKINQKEGTIYRTDLFGTYKIWGDHLTYHPLGGAVLDKATDNYGRLHGYPGLYVIDGALIPGNTSVNPFVTITALAERNIERIIATDL; this is encoded by the coding sequence ATGAACGACACCACCCCGCACGGCAACGCCCCCAAGGGTGTATCGCGTCGAAGATTCATCACTGGAACAGGTTCTCTTCTCGGGGTCGCGGCGCTCGCCGGATCCACCACACCGGTCTGGGCCACGGCCCGCGCGGCGGCGGCCCCGATCGGTTCCGGCGCCCATGTGCCGGTGCTGATCGTCGGCACCGGATACGGCGGCTCGGTCGCCGCCCTCCGGCTCGCCCAGGCCGGCACGGACGTCCACATGGTCGAGATGGGCATGGCCTGGGACACCCCCGGCGCGGACGGCAAGATCTTCGCCAACACCACCAGGCCGGACGACCGCTCCTTCTGGCTGCGCACCCGGACCAAGCAGCCGCTGAGCAACTTCCTCGGCTTCCCGATCGACAGATCCGTCAACCGCTACACCGGGATCCTGGACGCCGAGGAGTTCGCCGGCATCACCGTCTACCAGGGGCGCGGTGTTGGAGGCGGGTCGCTGGTCAACGGAGGCATGGCCGTCACGCCCAAGCGGGAGAACTTCGCCGCGATCCTGCCGTCGGTCGACGCCGCGGAGATGTACAGCACCTACTACCCGCGCGCCAACGCGGACCTCGGCGTCACCACCATCGACCCCGCCTGGTTCGACAGCGTCGACTGCTACCAGTACGCCCGGGTCGGCCGGAAGCACGCGCAGCGCTCGGGCTTCCCGTTCCTCTTCGTGCCCGCCGTGTACGACTGGGACTACATGAAGCAGGAGGCCGCCGGGACCGTACCCAGGTCAGCGCTGGACGCCGAGATCCTCTACGGCAACAACTACGGCAAGAAGTCGCTCCAGAAGACCTACATCGACCGGATCAGGGCCACGGGCCGGGTCACCATCACCCCGCTGCACAAGGTCACCCGCGTCTCCCCGGCTTCCGGCGGCGGCTACACGGTCCTCATCGACCAGCTGGACACCACCGGCCGGACCACCGCCACCAAGACCGTCACGGCGGACAAGGTCTTCTTCGCGGCAGGCAGCGTCGGCACCAGCAAGCTGCTCGTCGGCCTCAAGGCGACCGGAGCGCTGCCCGCCCTCAACAACGAGATCGGCAAGGGCTGGGGCGACAACGGCAACGTCATGTGCGGCCGGGCCAACCACCTCTGGGACCCGACGGGGAAGGTGCAGTCGTCCATCCCCACCGGCGGCATCGACAACTGGGACGCAGGCGGAGCGTTCGCCGAAGTCGCTCCGCTGCCCACCGGCATCGAGACCTGGGCCTCGTTCTACCTCTCGATCACCAAGAACCCCCACCGGGCCCAGTTCACCTGGAACGCGGCGGCGGGGAGGGCCGAACTGAACTGGCAGACGGCGTGGAAGCAGCCGTCCATCGATGCCGCGAAGACCATCTTCGACAAGATCAACCAGAAGGAGGGGACGATCTACCGCACGGACCTCTTCGGGACCTACAAGATCTGGGGCGACCACCTCACCTACCACCCCCTGGGCGGCGCGGTCCTGGACAAGGCCACCGACAACTACGGCCGGCTGCACGGCTACCCGGGTCTGTACGTCATCGACGGCGCCCTGATCCCCGGCAACACCAGCGTCAACCCGTTCGTCACGATCACCGCGCTCGCCGAGCGCAACATCGAACGCATCATCGCCACCGATCTGTAG
- a CDS encoding SpoIIE family protein phosphatase — protein sequence MTRHDATRPTPSPGSGAAAGRDDGGRVPDELSLVLAQGVVSAVESAGGYAGGIYLRSGTPGLLRLAVLAGLPGPLFRPWWRMHVNRPFPVSEAYRTGRPVLLADAEEAMRRFPQLMAGLPFPFGSLWVPITGPQGSVGVMAVLRAATPGEEVAAADGERLLGLGRRLGAALTDLDSRSLPVVWEKEPIPVQLPAAPAPPVRVGSFDWDLHSGSLTADDDLCAIFGTEPAEFPGTVDALAGRLVPEDVYGLWALARQAVESADPVVRRMRLRGPDGRYHLLELSGRWTHPDGESAESHLNGFVVDFGAGPVIAEAADRLPRGIVSLDRIGRITYANVLAEELLGRPRAELVGHVVWEALPWFGHPAYEDHCRAALISDEPVHFLARRAESVWLSVSLYPGLDGLSAVFQATEQPAYTPGSVTSPGLGIGSTADRSSALYRPVALAIALTEAVTARQVSAVVTEELLPAFGGRQLAIYLLSERHLHLAWETGFPKGFLDRFDGVGLDVSIPGVETLTTGRPIFFESMQRLADAYPGIPMETDIGARAFLPLIASGRPVGSCILGFDRPRGFSPEERTVLTALAGLIAQALQRAQRYDSESALARGLQDALLPHRLPEVEGVDTLGRYLSGTQDMEVGGDWYDVIETGDELALVIGDVQGHGVSAAATMGQLRSAVRAFALSNHDPQEVMSGTNRLLIDLDPGQFASCCYIVLDPLTGRARAVRAGHPQPVLRHPDGRTEVLDLPGGIVLGIDGQAAYPVTELRLDPGDVLALFTDGLIERPGTDIDEGIERLRATIAGVGSVPLAQLANRVIGEARQATDRPDDIAILLAARWTHVPEKAPPPAREAAPPDLWRTFRGPGPQGAESATDPA from the coding sequence GTGACCCGGCACGATGCGACCCGGCCCACCCCGTCCCCCGGAAGCGGGGCCGCGGCCGGGCGAGACGACGGCGGCCGAGTACCGGACGAGCTGTCCCTCGTACTCGCGCAGGGGGTCGTCAGCGCCGTCGAGTCCGCCGGGGGATACGCGGGGGGCATCTACCTCCGCTCCGGTACGCCGGGGCTGCTGCGCCTCGCCGTCCTTGCCGGACTGCCGGGGCCGCTGTTCCGGCCCTGGTGGCGGATGCATGTGAACCGGCCTTTCCCCGTCTCCGAGGCCTACCGCACCGGGCGGCCCGTGCTGCTCGCCGACGCGGAGGAGGCCATGCGGCGCTTTCCGCAGCTGATGGCGGGACTGCCGTTCCCGTTCGGCTCGCTGTGGGTCCCGATCACCGGCCCGCAGGGCAGCGTGGGCGTGATGGCCGTCCTGCGGGCCGCCACCCCGGGCGAGGAGGTCGCCGCCGCCGACGGGGAGCGGCTGCTGGGGCTCGGCCGCCGGCTCGGCGCCGCGCTCACGGACCTGGATTCGCGGTCCCTCCCCGTGGTCTGGGAGAAGGAGCCCATCCCCGTCCAGCTGCCGGCCGCCCCCGCGCCCCCGGTGCGCGTAGGCAGCTTCGACTGGGACCTGCACTCCGGCTCCCTCACAGCCGACGACGACCTGTGCGCGATCTTCGGGACCGAGCCCGCGGAGTTCCCCGGCACCGTCGACGCCCTCGCCGGACGCCTCGTACCGGAGGACGTGTACGGGCTGTGGGCCCTGGCCCGGCAGGCGGTGGAGTCCGCCGATCCGGTGGTCCGCCGGATGCGGCTGCGCGGCCCCGACGGCCGGTACCACCTGCTGGAGCTCTCGGGCCGCTGGACGCACCCGGACGGGGAGAGCGCCGAGAGCCATCTGAACGGCTTCGTCGTCGACTTCGGCGCGGGGCCCGTCATCGCGGAAGCGGCGGACCGGCTGCCCCGGGGGATCGTCTCCCTGGACCGGATCGGGCGCATCACGTACGCCAACGTGCTCGCGGAGGAGCTGCTGGGCCGCCCCCGCGCCGAGCTGGTCGGCCATGTCGTCTGGGAGGCGCTGCCGTGGTTCGGACATCCGGCGTACGAGGACCACTGCCGGGCGGCCCTGATCTCCGACGAACCCGTCCACTTCCTCGCCCGGCGGGCCGAGTCCGTCTGGCTGTCGGTCTCCCTGTACCCGGGTCTTGACGGGCTGAGCGCGGTCTTCCAGGCCACCGAGCAACCGGCGTACACGCCCGGCTCCGTCACCTCGCCGGGTCTGGGCATCGGCTCCACCGCCGACCGGTCCTCCGCGCTCTACCGCCCGGTCGCCCTGGCCATCGCCCTCACCGAGGCGGTCACGGCCCGCCAGGTCTCCGCCGTCGTCACCGAGGAGCTGCTCCCCGCGTTCGGCGGTAGGCAGCTCGCCATCTACCTGCTGAGCGAGCGTCACCTCCACCTCGCCTGGGAGACGGGGTTCCCCAAAGGGTTCCTCGACCGCTTCGACGGGGTCGGACTCGACGTCTCCATCCCCGGTGTGGAGACCCTGACCACCGGCCGCCCGATCTTCTTCGAGTCCATGCAGCGCCTGGCCGACGCCTACCCGGGCATCCCGATGGAGACCGACATCGGCGCGCGGGCGTTCCTGCCGCTGATCGCCTCGGGGCGGCCCGTCGGCTCGTGCATCCTCGGCTTCGACCGGCCCCGCGGGTTCAGCCCCGAGGAGCGCACCGTCCTGACCGCCCTCGCCGGGCTCATCGCCCAGGCTCTGCAACGTGCGCAGCGGTACGACAGCGAGTCGGCGCTCGCCCGGGGGCTCCAGGACGCCCTGCTGCCGCACCGGCTGCCGGAGGTCGAGGGGGTCGACACCCTCGGGCGCTATCTCTCCGGCACCCAGGACATGGAGGTGGGCGGCGACTGGTACGACGTCATCGAGACCGGCGACGAACTGGCCCTGGTCATCGGCGACGTCCAGGGGCACGGTGTCTCGGCGGCCGCCACCATGGGGCAACTGCGCAGTGCGGTACGGGCGTTCGCCCTGAGCAACCATGACCCGCAGGAGGTGATGAGCGGGACGAACCGGCTGCTCATCGATCTAGACCCGGGACAGTTCGCCAGCTGCTGCTACATCGTGCTGGACCCGCTCACAGGGCGGGCCCGTGCCGTACGGGCGGGCCATCCGCAGCCGGTACTGCGCCACCCCGACGGCCGGACCGAGGTGCTGGACCTGCCCGGCGGCATCGTGCTCGGCATCGACGGGCAGGCGGCCTACCCCGTCACGGAGCTGCGACTCGACCCGGGCGATGTGCTGGCCCTGTTCACCGACGGGCTCATCGAACGCCCCGGGACCGACATCGACGAGGGCATCGAACGGCTGCGCGCCACCATCGCCGGGGTCGGCTCCGTGCCGCTGGCCCAGCTGGCGAACCGGGTGATCGGGGAGGCCAGACAGGCCACGGACCGCCCCGACGACATCGCGATCCTGCTGGCCGCCCGCTGGACGCACGTCCCGGAGAAAGCGCCGCCGCCCGCCCGGGAGGCCGCCCCGCCGGACCTGTGGCGGACGTTCCGCGGGCCGGGCCCGCAAGGCGCGGAGAGTGCCACGGACCCGGCCTGA
- a CDS encoding transglycosylase SLT domain-containing protein, with the protein MPAQGKHRRPKSVSLSRGIAAVTTGGAVLALPVLGATTASAAPAHSVAAEKAVAPVSVTAQANSVTKAAPVKHSVVSGETLSKIAREHSVSGGWKKLYEGNRKVVGENPNLIHPGITLTIGAKAAAPSDAKAGKAAARTATTERADRSERTTAAPAAAPAAAAPATYTNDLDGWIKESLAVMAQHGIPGSYEGIHRNIIRESSGNPNAINNWDSNAVKGTPSKGLLQVIDPTFQAYHVPGTSTDSYDPVANITAACNYAADRYGSIDNVFGAY; encoded by the coding sequence ATGCCCGCACAGGGTAAGCACCGCCGTCCCAAGTCCGTCTCGCTGAGCCGCGGCATCGCCGCCGTGACCACGGGTGGAGCCGTTCTGGCCCTCCCGGTGCTCGGCGCCACCACCGCATCCGCCGCCCCCGCGCACTCCGTCGCCGCGGAAAAGGCGGTGGCTCCCGTCTCCGTGACCGCCCAGGCGAATTCCGTGACGAAGGCCGCGCCCGTCAAGCATTCCGTGGTGTCCGGCGAAACGCTTTCCAAGATCGCCCGCGAGCATTCCGTCAGCGGCGGCTGGAAGAAGCTGTACGAAGGCAACCGCAAGGTCGTCGGCGAGAACCCGAACCTTATTCACCCCGGTATCACGCTGACCATCGGCGCCAAGGCTGCCGCCCCGTCAGACGCCAAGGCCGGCAAGGCTGCCGCCCGCACCGCCACGACGGAGCGCGCCGACCGCTCGGAGCGCACGACGGCCGCTCCCGCCGCCGCCCCGGCCGCCGCCGCTCCCGCCACGTACACCAACGATCTCGATGGCTGGATCAAGGAGTCGCTGGCGGTCATGGCCCAGCACGGCATCCCCGGCAGCTACGAGGGTATCCACCGCAACATCATCCGCGAGTCCTCGGGCAACCCGAACGCCATCAACAACTGGGACTCCAACGCGGTGAAGGGCACCCCCTCCAAGGGCCTGCTCCAGGTGATCGACCCGACGTTCCAGGCGTACCACGTGCCCGGCACCTCGACCGACAGCTACGACCCGGTCGCCAACATCACCGCCGCGTGCAACTACGCCGCGGACCGGTACGGCTCGATCGACAACGTCTTCGGCGCCTACTGA
- a CDS encoding dihydrodipicolinate reductase codes for MIPTVVWGTGNVGRAAIRAVEAHPALTLTAVLVHDPAKVGRDAGELGALGRTLGVAATDDIAAVLADRPRAVVYAASGDIRPDDALTDIGRAIRAGAVVVTPSLYPLYDQRNAPPELRDPVLAAVAEGGGSLFVSGVDPGWGNDVLPLLISGLGTEVDVIRCQEIFDYSTYEQEESVRHLIGMGHPLDYQPLMLAETVPTMVWGGQIRLMARALGVELDEIRETLDRRALETSVTTRTMGEFAAGTQGAVRFEVQGVVGGEPRIVIEHITRIHPSCAPDWPSPPDGVGAHRVVIEGRPRIEVTVEAFDEGENRSAGGNATAVGRLVSAIDWLVDAKPGLYDALDIPLRPAVGRLGRRPA; via the coding sequence ATGATTCCCACGGTTGTCTGGGGTACCGGCAACGTCGGCCGCGCGGCGATCCGCGCCGTCGAGGCCCATCCGGCACTGACACTCACCGCCGTCCTCGTCCACGATCCGGCCAAGGTCGGCCGCGACGCGGGCGAGTTGGGCGCGCTCGGCCGCACGCTCGGCGTCGCGGCCACCGACGACATCGCCGCCGTCCTGGCCGACCGCCCCCGCGCGGTGGTCTACGCGGCGTCCGGCGACATCCGCCCCGACGACGCTCTCACCGACATCGGCCGGGCGATCCGGGCCGGAGCGGTCGTCGTCACGCCCTCCCTCTATCCGCTCTACGACCAGCGCAACGCCCCGCCGGAGCTGCGGGATCCGGTCCTGGCCGCCGTCGCGGAGGGCGGCGGCTCCCTCTTCGTCTCCGGGGTCGACCCCGGCTGGGGCAACGACGTCCTGCCGCTGCTGATCAGCGGTCTGGGCACCGAGGTGGATGTGATCCGCTGCCAGGAGATCTTCGACTACTCCACGTACGAGCAGGAGGAGTCGGTACGCCATCTGATCGGCATGGGGCACCCGCTGGACTACCAGCCGCTGATGCTGGCGGAGACCGTTCCGACGATGGTGTGGGGCGGTCAGATACGGCTGATGGCCCGGGCGCTGGGCGTCGAACTGGACGAGATCCGCGAGACGCTGGACCGCCGGGCGCTGGAGACGTCGGTGACCACCCGCACGATGGGCGAGTTCGCGGCGGGCACCCAGGGCGCGGTGCGGTTCGAGGTGCAGGGCGTCGTGGGCGGGGAGCCCCGCATCGTGATCGAGCACATCACCCGTATCCATCCCTCGTGCGCACCGGACTGGCCCTCCCCGCCCGACGGCGTGGGCGCGCACCGCGTGGTGATCGAGGGCCGCCCCCGTATCGAGGTGACGGTCGAGGCCTTCGACGAGGGTGAGAACCGGTCGGCGGGCGGGAACGCTACGGCGGTCGGGCGGCTCGTCTCGGCCATCGACTGGCTGGTGGACGCGAAACCGGGCCTGTACGACGCACTGGACATCCCGCTGCGGCCCGCCGTCGGCAGGCTGGGAAGGAGACCGGCATGA